A region from the Plasmodium chabaudi chabaudi strain AS genome assembly, chromosome: 2 genome encodes:
- a CDS encoding 4-hydroxy-3-methylbut-2-enyl diphosphate reductase, putative encodes MHDSILTFLKQINIIRFVFSNCLVIYFIYFFCFIFVKGKRIEHDAFHNPMYGMLNVRSNFSIPTVTKWKNINKYGFVHRVGNYNYQKNGNINIFRRSNSYAINYKFKVNPFKSKKNKDIYFLGMHTNRNEKLNETKCGGGCGTCSSQVNTNSSETNDDEKNNDKILYLINPRGFCKGVSRAIETVEECLKTFKTNIYVKHKIVHNDIVCKDLESKGAIFIEDLNEVPDGSILIYSAHGISPQIRELAKKKKLIEIDATCPLVNKVHVYVKLKAKEGYKIILIGYKNHVEVVGTYNEAPDSTYIVENVEQVNNLNFPENQKLFLVTQTTLSIDDCSLIVNKLKEKYPHIETIPSGSICYATTNRQKALTKICTECDLTIVVGSQSSSNAKKLVYSSQIRNTDAILVNTVNDFDFSSLKNVKKIALTSAASTPDELTQQFVTVLTSPPYNYKLSIFDGVEETVPKWKLPKELINMIKQKNEKES; translated from the coding sequence atgCATGACTCGATATTGACATTtctaaaacaaattaatataatacgTTTCGTATTTTCAAATTGCTTagtgatatattttatttattttttttgttttatattcgTAAAAGGAAAAAGAATAGAACATGATGCATTTCATAACCCAATGTATGGGATGCTAAATGTGCGTTCAAACTTCTCAATACCTACTGTAAccaaatggaaaaatattaacaaatatgGGTTTGTTCATAGAGTTGGGAATTacaattatcaaaaaaatggaaatattaacatttttcgACGATCAAATAGTTATgcaataaattataaattcaaaGTAAATCCCTTTAagagtaaaaaaaataaagacatttattttttgggtATGCACACCAatagaaatgaaaaattaaacgAGACGAAATGCGGTGGAGGATGTGGTACATGCAGTTCTCAAGTCAACACAAATAGTTCCGAAACAAATGatgacgaaaaaaataatgataaaattttgtaCTTAATAAATCCAAGAGGGTTTTGTAAAGGAGTAAGTCGAGCAATCGAAACTGTTGAAGAATGCTTGAAAACTTTTAAAacgaatatatatgtaaaacataaaattgttCATAATGATATTGTTTGTAAAGATTTAGAAAGTAAAGgagctatttttattgaagATTTGAATGAAGTACCAGATGGtagtatattaatttattctGCACATGGAATAAGCCCACAAATTAGGGAGCtagctaaaaaaaaaaaattaatagaaATCGATGCAACATGCCCATTAGTTAATAAAGTACATGTATATGTTAAATTAAAAGCAAAAGAaggatataaaattattttaataggatataaaaatcatGTTGAAGTTGTAGGTACCTATAATGAAGCACCTGATTCGACATATATCGTTGAAAATGTTGAACAagttaataatttgaaCTTCCCCGAAAATcaaaaactatttttagTAACACAAACTACATTAAGTATAGATGATTGCTCATtaattgttaataaattaaaagaaaaatatccACATATTGAAACAATACCAAGTGGCTCTATATGTTATGCTACTACAAATAGGCAAAAGGCtcttacaaaaatatgtacagAATGTGATCTTACTATAGTAGTAGGTAGCCAATCCTCTtcaaatgcaaaaaaattagtttATTCATCACAAATAAGAAATACAGATGCTATATTAGTAAATACAGTTAATGATTTTGATTTTTCGTCTCTCAAAAAtgtcaaaaaaatagcttTAACATCTGCTGCTTCAACTCCAGATGAATTAACTCAGCAATTTGTCACCGTACTAACAAGCCCGCCATACAACTATAAGCTAAGCATTTTTGATGGTGTTGAAGAAACAGTTCCTAAATGGAAACTACCCAAAGaacttataaatatgatcaAGCAGAAAAATGAGAAAGAATCATAA